A stretch of Tripterygium wilfordii isolate XIE 37 chromosome 11, ASM1340144v1, whole genome shotgun sequence DNA encodes these proteins:
- the LOC120009754 gene encoding perakine reductase-like, which produces MAEEHRIAVPRVKLGNQGLQVSKLGFGCMGLTGVYNDPLPEEIGISVIKHAFHKGITFFDTSDVYGADHANEILVGKALKQLPREKIQLATKFGIIKDESGNMGVKGTPEYVRSSCLASLQRLDTDYIDLYYAHRIDRSIPIEDTMAELKKLVEEQKIKYIGLSEASPDTIRRAHVVHPIAALQMEWSLWTREIEEDIVPLCRELGIGIVPYSPLGRGIFGGKAVVESVPENSFLVSLPRFQGENLEKNKILYNRLEKLAEKHGCSPAQLALAWVFHQGDDVAPIPGTTKVKNLDNNIGSLNVKLTKEDLNEICDVIPIEEVAGPRVHEKLYRHSWKFADTPAKDKKTAT; this is translated from the exons ATGGCAGAGGAGCACAGAATTGCTGTTCCCAGAGTAAAATTGGGGAATCAGGGACTCCAG GTATCTAAGTTGGGTTTTGGCTGTATGGGTCTCACTGGAGTCTACAATGATCCTCTACCTGAGGAAATTGGCATATCGGTCATCAAGCACGCATTCCATAAGGGGATTACGTTCTTTGATACATCAGATGTATATGGGGCTGATCATGCTAATGAAATTTTAGTTGGAAAG GCACTAAAGCAGTTGCCTCGAGAAAAGATCCAATTGGCCACAAAGTTTGGAATAATCAAAGACGAATCTGGTAATATGGGGGTAAAAGGAACTCCTGAGTATGTCCGTTCATCTTGTCTAGCTAGCCTTCAGCGGCTAGATACGGACTATATCGATCTCTACTATGCACATCGAATTGACAGATCTATACCCATAGAGGACACT ATGGCGGAACTAAAGAAGTTGgttgaagaacaaaaaataaaatacattgGGCTATCTGAAGCTAGTCCAGACACAATAAGAAGAGCACATGTTGTTCACCCCATCGCCGCTCTACAGATGGAATGGTCACTGTGGACTCGTGAAATTGAGGAAGATATAGTCCCTCTGTGCAG GGAACTTGGAATCGGAATAGTCCCATACAGTCCTCTAGGACGTGGAATTTTTGGTGGGAAAGCAGTTGTTGAAAGTGTGCCAGAAAATAGTTTTCTG GTATCACTTCCACGGTTTCAAGGAGAGAACTTGGAAAAAAACAAGATACTGTATAATCGTCTGGAAAAGCTGGCTGAGAAGCACGGGTGCTCCCCTGCACAACTTGCACTTGCGTGGGTTTTTCATCAAGGGGACGATGTAGCACCTATCCCTG GGACAACTAAAGTTAAAAATCTTGACAATAATATTGGTTCCTTGAACGTGAAGCTGACAAAAGAAGATTTGAATGAAATCTGTGATGTTATACCCATCGAAGAGGTGGCAGGGCCAAGAGTACATGAGAAACTTTATCGCCACTCATGGAAGTTTGCTGATACCCCAGCAAAAGACAAGAAGACAGCAACTTAA